The segment GCTAGACAGGCGCCATGGCAGCCCCGCTCGCTCTCGGCCATCGCCTCGCGCCGCCGCGCTTCCTCGCCTTCATGGCGCTCGGCATCATCGGCTTCCTCGTCGCCTTCCGCTCGATGGGCTGGACGCGCGCGGCGATGATCGGCTTCGACATCGGCGCGGTCGTCTTCCTGCTGTCCTGCCTCCCGCTGCTCGGGCGCGCGCCCGACGCGATGCGCGAATCCGCCGAACGCAACGACGCCAACCGCGTCACCCTGCTCGCGATCACCGGCACGGTGTGCAGCGTGATCCTGGTCGCGATCGCCGAGGAATTGTCGGCGCGCAGCACGGCCAGCCCAAGCATCGTCGGGCTGATCATCGGCACGCTGCTGGTCGCCTGGCTGTTCAGCAACATGATCTATGCGCTCCACTACGCGCATCTCTTCTATAGTCGGGGCGAGCACGGCAAGGACGCTGGCGGGCTCGGCTTCCCGAGCGAGGACGAGCCCGATTATTGGGACTTCATCTATTTCGCCTTCACGCTGGGCATGACCTTCCAGACCTCCGACGTCGAGATCGGCGGGCGGGCGATCCGGCGCGTGGTGATCCTCCACTGCTTCGCCGCCTTCGTCTTCAACATCGGCGTGCTCGCCTTCACGATCAACGTGCTCGGCGGCGGGTAAGCCCACAGCCACCACTGCCGTCATGCTGGACTTGTTTCAGCATCCACCAGGCCGCTCAGGCTGGACTGGCGATGGCGGGAGACCTTGCCGCAGGAACCCAAGGGTCACGGCCCAGCCTCTTGGTGGATGCTGAAACGAGTTCAGCATGACGGCTATGGGAAGGCCGAGGCCCTACTCCTTCAGCGCGGCCAGCGCGTCGCCGTCGATCCTCCAGGGTTCCCAGCCCTCCATGTGGCGTCCGCCGAGCTTGCGGTAGAAGCCCTTGGCCAGCTCGTTCCAGTCGAGCACGCCCCAGTCGATCCGTGCGCAGTCATGCGCCTGCGCCTCGCGGCCCAGCGCCTGGAACAGCGCGCGGGCGACGCCGCCGCCGCGCGCGTCGGGATCGACGAACAGGTCCTCCAGATAGAGGCCGTGGCGGCCGGTCCAGGTCGAGAAGTTGAAGAACCACACCGCGATGCCGACCACCCG is part of the Rhizorhabdus wittichii RW1 genome and harbors:
- a CDS encoding protein of unknown function DUF1345 (PFAM: protein of unknown function DUF1345); translated protein: MAAPLALGHRLAPPRFLAFMALGIIGFLVAFRSMGWTRAAMIGFDIGAVVFLLSCLPLLGRAPDAMRESAERNDANRVTLLAITGTVCSVILVAIAEELSARSTASPSIVGLIIGTLLVAWLFSNMIYALHYAHLFYSRGEHGKDAGGLGFPSEDEPDYWDFIYFAFTLGMTFQTSDVEIGGRAIRRVVILHCFAAFVFNIGVLAFTINVLGGG
- a CDS encoding GCN5-related N-acetyltransferase (PFAM: GCN5-related N-acetyltransferase), with the translated sequence MTDPIVRRARPGDEHDILRLIHALATYERAPDAVDATPEGLAALLFGEGAKVFAHVAEQDGRVVGIAVWFFNFSTWTGRHGLYLEDLFVDPDARGGGVARALFQALGREAQAHDCARIDWGVLDWNELAKGFYRKLGGRHMEGWEPWRIDGDALAALKE